The genomic window GTCAGAAGCACGACCGTAATTGGACGTTCGTCGGGGCTGACAAACGCTCCCCACTCCATGTGTGACGCCAGGCCGACGATGACTCCCAAGGCGGTGGTGGCAGCGCAGAGCGCTACACCTCTCCAGCTGTTTTCGTAACGGGCGAAGAAGAACGCCGCGGGCAATACGCACAACGGTGAATAGAACATAAGCGCAATGCCCGATTGCGGATCGTTGGGCAGGATCACGCGGCTGAAGACGTATACGAGCGCAACACCGCAAAGGAAGCCCAGTAGCCGCCTCGGCCAACATCGCTCGCGCTGGGACGCGCCCGCGCGCTGCATCACCGGGGGCTGAGCAGTCTCAGCATCCAAAGCCTCGTCGCGCCGCTCCTCAACCACGCCACACCTCCCGAAGCGCCGCCTCGCCCCGGCGTCCGCACACAAGACGCCGCCGTCGGCCTGCATTATAATCCAGTTTCGCAACGAGCCCCTGGATCGACTACGGAGTACGACATCATGCTGACCCCCTACCGCCCCGAACCGTACGTCAATTTCGCCGAGGCCGCCCCGCGCGAAAAGATGCTCGCCGCCCTCCAGGAGGTCCGCGGCCAGCTTGGCCACATGTACCCGCTCCGCATCGGCGGCCAGACGTGCGACACCAGCCAGAAGATCAAGTCGGTCATGCCGGCCCACTCGGAAACCGTCGTCGGCTTCGTCAGCAAAGCCTCACGTGAGCAGGCCGAGCTCGCCATGCAGGCCGCGCTCACCACGTTCAAGACCTGGAGCCGTGTCGAGCCCGAGACCCGCGCCCGCATCCTCTTCAAGGCCGCCGCCATCATGCGCCGCCGCATCTACGAGCTGTCCGCCTGGATGTGCTTCGAGGAATCCAAGAGCTGGATCGAGGCCTACGCGGACGCGTGTGAAGCCATCGACTTCCTCGACTTCTACGGCCGCGAGATGATCCGCCTCGGCGGCCCGCAGCCCGTCACACCGTTTGCCGGCGAGGACAACGAGCTGCGCTACATGCCGCTCGGCGTCGGCGTCGTCATCCCGCCGTGGAACTTCCCGCTGGCGATCTGCACCGGGATGACCAGCGCCGCGCTCGTGACCGGCAACACGGTCGTGCTCAAGCCGGCCAGCACGTCGCCGGTCATCGCCGCGAAGATGGTCGAGATCCTGATCGAGGCGGGCCTGCCGCCGGGCGTTGTGAACTACTGCCCCGGCTCGGGCGCCGAGATCGGCGACTACCTCGTCGAGCATCCGAAGACGCGTTTCGTGTCGTTCACCGGCTCGATGGACGTCGGCCTGGGCATCTTCCAGAAGTGCGGGAAGGTCGCGCCGGGCCAGATCTGGCTCAAACGCTCCATCCTCGAGATGGGCGGCAAGGACTGCATCGTGGTCGATGAGACCGCCGACATCGACGCGGCCGCCGAGGGTATCGTCACCGCCGCGTTCGGGTTCCAGGGGCAG from Phycisphaerae bacterium includes these protein-coding regions:
- the pruA gene encoding L-glutamate gamma-semialdehyde dehydrogenase — translated: MLTPYRPEPYVNFAEAAPREKMLAALQEVRGQLGHMYPLRIGGQTCDTSQKIKSVMPAHSETVVGFVSKASREQAELAMQAALTTFKTWSRVEPETRARILFKAAAIMRRRIYELSAWMCFEESKSWIEAYADACEAIDFLDFYGREMIRLGGPQPVTPFAGEDNELRYMPLGVGVVIPPWNFPLAICTGMTSAALVTGNTVVLKPASTSPVIAAKMVEILIEAGLPPGVVNYCPGSGAEIGDYLVEHPKTRFVSFTGSMDVGLGIFQKCGKVAPGQIWLKRSILEMGGKDCIVVDETADIDAAAEGIVTAAFGFQGQKCSACSRAILHRDIYDAVVQRVVDRARKLTVGDTTSAENYYMGAVIDEASHRKINEYIALGKKEGRAVLADTKVPAGGYFVPPTIIADVDRNARLAQEEVFGPVLAVIKAKDFDDALDIANGTQYGLTGALYSNDRFRLERARHEFHVGNLYFNRKCTGALVDVQPFGGFNMSGTDSKAGGRDYLLLFMQGKAIAERL